One Flavobacterium sp. 90 DNA segment encodes these proteins:
- a CDS encoding KilA-N domain-containing protein — protein sequence MSKNKKINVKGIDIVLYEDNKEDFISLTDIARHRDNERSDYILQNWMRNRSTIEFIGLWEKFNNPDFNSIEFDGIKNMAGSNSFSLTPKRWIESTNAIGIISKTGRYGGTFAHKDIAFEFATWLSAEFKFYLIKEFQRLKEEENSTKKLDWNLQRTISKINYRIHTDAIKENLIPISLKTNQRNFIYADEADILNVALFGKTAKQWRIENPDEKGNIRDIASIEQLVVLSNLESINAMLIQQDIEQNERLLKLNEIAISQMKSLINTTVLKNITS from the coding sequence ATGTCAAAAAATAAAAAGATAAATGTAAAGGGTATTGATATTGTTTTGTATGAAGACAATAAAGAAGATTTTATATCGCTAACGGATATTGCGAGACATAGGGATAATGAACGTAGTGACTATATTTTACAAAACTGGATGAGGAATAGAAGTACAATTGAATTTATTGGCTTATGGGAAAAATTTAATAATCCTGATTTTAATTCCATCGAATTCGATGGAATTAAAAATATGGCAGGTTCTAACAGTTTTTCACTAACTCCAAAAAGATGGATTGAATCTACTAATGCTATTGGAATTATTTCGAAAACTGGTAGATATGGAGGAACGTTCGCTCATAAAGATATTGCTTTTGAATTTGCTACGTGGTTGAGTGCAGAATTCAAATTTTATTTAATAAAAGAATTTCAACGTTTAAAGGAGGAAGAGAATAGTACTAAAAAATTAGATTGGAATCTTCAAAGAACCATTTCTAAAATTAATTATAGAATACACACGGATGCAATAAAGGAAAATCTAATTCCGATAAGTTTAAAAACAAATCAAAGAAATTTTATTTACGCAGATGAAGCAGATATATTGAACGTTGCTTTGTTTGGTAAAACAGCAAAACAATGGCGTATTGAAAACCCTGACGAAAAAGGAAATATTAGAGATATAGCATCTATTGAGCAACTAGTTGTGCTGTCTAATCTTGAAAGTATAAATGCTATGCTAATACAACAAGATATAGAACAAAACGAGCGGTTATTAAAATTGAATGAAATCGCTATAAGTCAAATGAAATCGCTAATTAATACTACAGTATTAAAGAATATTACATCGTAA
- a CDS encoding N-6 DNA methylase, whose amino-acid sequence MSTTSIIRSIRNIMRKDEGLDGDAQRISQMVWMLFMKIFADKEEEWKASRKEYKSPIPENLKWQNWAADEKGLTGDKLISFINDQLFPTLKTIDPTDTDQSVIIKSVFNDTYNYMKSGNLFRQVINEIDKIDFSNNNKDRHVFNDIYESILKELQSASSSGEYYTPRAVTQFMVEMINPEIGESILDPACGTGGFLTCSLDQLSKQQDFDETSLIIQNSIRGVEKKPLPHLLCTTNLILHGIEKPAITKGNLLSIPYDSWNAKSQVNIVLSNPPFGGQEEDGTEKNFPEEFRTKETADLFLALIIKILNKKGRAAVVLPDNSLFGEGVKIRIKEELLTKCNLHTIIRLPNGVFNPYTGIKTNLLFFVKGEPTKETWYYEMPYPEGIKNYSKSKPVDINHFNDIKKWWVKREENQYAWRVSKEEIKRRKFNLDVKNPNIVEKENLYSTEELLIKIDNSFQKSMLLLEEIKKAIS is encoded by the coding sequence ATGAGTACAACAAGTATAATAAGATCCATAAGAAATATAATGAGGAAAGACGAGGGTCTTGATGGGGATGCCCAACGAATTTCTCAAATGGTATGGATGCTTTTTATGAAAATATTTGCTGATAAAGAAGAAGAATGGAAAGCATCTAGAAAAGAATATAAAAGCCCAATACCTGAAAATTTAAAATGGCAAAATTGGGCGGCAGATGAAAAAGGATTGACTGGAGATAAATTAATCAGTTTTATTAATGATCAATTATTTCCAACTCTCAAAACAATTGACCCGACAGATACAGATCAGTCAGTAATTATAAAATCAGTTTTTAATGATACTTATAATTACATGAAAAGTGGAAATCTTTTTCGCCAAGTTATAAATGAAATAGATAAGATAGATTTTTCAAACAATAATAAAGACAGGCATGTTTTTAATGATATTTATGAATCTATTTTAAAAGAGCTTCAGAGTGCAAGTTCTTCGGGAGAATATTACACACCTAGAGCTGTAACTCAATTTATGGTTGAAATGATTAACCCAGAAATAGGAGAGAGTATATTAGATCCAGCATGTGGAACGGGAGGATTTTTAACTTGTTCTTTGGATCAATTATCAAAGCAACAAGATTTTGATGAAACATCTTTGATAATCCAAAACTCAATTAGAGGAGTAGAAAAAAAACCACTACCTCATTTGTTATGTACTACAAACTTAATTCTTCATGGAATTGAAAAACCAGCTATTACTAAAGGAAATTTATTATCAATCCCTTACGATAGTTGGAATGCAAAAAGTCAAGTTAATATTGTTCTATCGAATCCACCATTTGGTGGTCAAGAAGAAGATGGTACTGAGAAAAATTTTCCGGAAGAATTTAGAACAAAAGAAACTGCAGATTTATTTTTAGCTTTAATTATTAAAATTTTAAATAAAAAGGGACGTGCAGCTGTAGTGTTACCTGATAATTCATTATTTGGAGAAGGAGTAAAAATAAGAATAAAAGAAGAGTTGCTAACCAAATGCAATTTACATACAATAATTCGATTACCAAATGGTGTCTTTAATCCCTATACAGGAATAAAGACAAATTTATTGTTTTTTGTAAAAGGAGAACCAACAAAAGAAACTTGGTATTATGAAATGCCCTATCCTGAAGGTATAAAAAACTATAGTAAATCAAAACCAGTTGATATTAATCATTTTAATGATATTAAAAAGTGGTGGGTAAAACGTGAAGAAAATCAATATGCATGGAGAGTTTCTAAAGAAGAAATAAAAAGAAGAAAATTTAATTTAGATGTTAAAAATCCTAATATTGTAGAAAAAGAAAATTTATACTCAACTGAAGAGTTATTAATTAAAATAGATAATTCTTTTCAAAAGAGTATGCTATTGTTGGAAGAAATAAAAAAAGCAATTTCATGA
- a CDS encoding ATP-binding protein codes for MRIDKVYIEEFKNLKYFSIDLDPTKMHTVLLGQNAAGKSNLLEALVIIFRDLDLEDETFFNYELEYQCKDNFLRVEGGPNTSGKFKFYLGIKKNDIIEYSSKMVPKVEIKRNKENYLPKYVFSYYSGISNRLLEHFDKHQTRFYKALLEGVDAPPRPLFYARQIHSYFVLMAFYAFSDKKISAFLKDFLGIIGLESVLFVLKEPVWAKNKKDANPYNFWSSKGVVRNFLDELWGASMAPIVHEDTVREDFRRTHKQEQLYLYISNQAKLIEIAKKYGTNTEFFKSLESTYISDLIQEVRVKVKKVNIDGDITFKELSEGEQQLLTVLGLLRFTKEDESLILLDEPDTHLNPLWKWKYMNLLEEYSGKDDSSQILMTTHDPLVIGGLKKEEIRIFQSSKSIDNEGKEYQKIETFQPDFDPKGLGVAGILTSEFFNLPSTLDEDTLKELNERNDLIVKQENERLTEQEHIRLTELFYKLSNLGINTTDRDPLYQKFIIALANQEGLNVDKSLAINKIETNKIAFNILEKIIKESEK; via the coding sequence ATGAGAATAGATAAAGTTTACATAGAAGAGTTTAAAAATCTAAAATATTTCTCAATTGATTTAGATCCAACCAAAATGCATACAGTTTTGCTAGGACAAAACGCAGCTGGTAAATCAAATCTATTAGAAGCGCTGGTTATTATTTTTAGAGATCTCGATCTAGAAGATGAAACATTTTTCAACTATGAATTAGAATATCAATGTAAAGATAATTTTCTTCGAGTTGAAGGAGGGCCAAATACTTCAGGAAAATTTAAATTCTATTTAGGAATTAAAAAAAATGATATTATAGAGTATTCATCTAAGATGGTTCCCAAAGTTGAAATTAAACGAAATAAGGAAAATTATTTACCTAAATATGTTTTTAGTTATTATTCAGGGATTAGTAATCGTTTATTAGAACATTTTGATAAACATCAAACACGATTTTATAAAGCTTTATTGGAAGGAGTAGATGCTCCTCCAAGACCTTTATTTTATGCTCGACAAATACATAGTTATTTTGTATTAATGGCTTTTTATGCATTTTCTGATAAAAAAATAAGTGCTTTTTTAAAAGATTTTTTAGGTATAATTGGTTTAGAATCGGTACTCTTTGTTTTAAAAGAACCGGTTTGGGCGAAAAATAAAAAAGATGCAAATCCTTATAATTTTTGGAGTTCTAAAGGGGTTGTTCGTAATTTTTTAGATGAGCTTTGGGGTGCATCAATGGCTCCAATAGTTCACGAAGATACTGTAAGAGAAGATTTTAGAAGAACTCATAAACAAGAACAACTTTATTTGTATATTTCGAATCAAGCAAAATTGATTGAAATAGCTAAAAAATATGGAACAAATACAGAGTTTTTTAAAAGTTTAGAAAGTACATATATTTCTGATTTAATTCAAGAAGTACGTGTAAAAGTGAAAAAAGTCAATATTGATGGAGATATTACCTTTAAGGAACTCTCTGAAGGAGAACAGCAATTGCTTACAGTGCTAGGTTTATTAAGATTTACAAAAGAAGATGAATCTTTGATTCTTTTAGATGAGCCAGACACACATTTGAATCCACTATGGAAGTGGAAGTATATGAATTTACTGGAAGAGTATTCGGGCAAAGATGATTCAAGTCAAATTCTAATGACAACCCATGATCCATTAGTAATCGGTGGATTAAAAAAAGAAGAAATAAGAATTTTTCAATCTTCAAAAAGTATTGATAATGAAGGAAAAGAATACCAAAAAATAGAAACTTTTCAACCAGATTTTGACCCAAAGGGATTGGGTGTTGCAGGTATCTTAACAAGTGAATTTTTTAATTTACCAAGTACGTTAGATGAGGATACTTTAAAAGAATTGAACGAAAGAAATGATTTAATAGTAAAGCAAGAAAATGAAAGATTAACGGAGCAAGAGCACATAAGATTAACTGAACTCTTTTATAAATTATCTAATCTAGGGATTAATACAACAGATAGAGACCCATTGTATCAAAAATTCATAATAGCATTAGCAAATCAAGAGGGACTTAATGTTGACAAAAGTTTAGCTATTAATAAAATAGAAACAAATAAAATAGCATTTAATATCTTAGAAAAAATAATTAAAGAATCTGAAAAATGA
- a CDS encoding helix-turn-helix transcriptional regulator: protein MGTLTKPNHIGRKISRIRELRDMKQEALAQALGTNQQAISAIENSETIDEEKLKAIAEVLGVSVEGIKNFSEEAVLNVIGNTYQDNGIVNAGLNYNCSFNPLDKVVELYERLVLAEKEKVEYLEKLLKGK from the coding sequence ATGGGCACACTAACAAAACCAAATCATATAGGGCGAAAAATTAGCCGTATTCGTGAACTTCGTGATATGAAACAGGAAGCATTGGCACAAGCTTTAGGAACAAACCAACAAGCTATTTCGGCTATTGAAAACAGCGAAACAATAGATGAGGAAAAACTGAAAGCAATTGCCGAAGTTTTAGGCGTGTCTGTTGAAGGAATTAAGAATTTCTCTGAAGAAGCAGTTTTAAATGTTATTGGAAATACTTACCAAGATAATGGAATTGTTAATGCTGGACTTAATTATAATTGCAGTTTCAATCCTCTTGATAAAGTTGTTGAACTTTATGAGCGTTTAGTTTTGGCTGAAAAAGAGAAAGTGGAGTATTTGGAGAAGTTGTTGAAAGGGAAGTAA
- a CDS encoding T9SS type A sorting domain-containing protein yields the protein MKKIYTLILLFTALGAVAQIDCEVRLAEAKQILDSNKLYKNYSQLFQDISNCAASGDPMAQNYIGLMYVHGLGTEKDESKGFALIEQAAKSGYATAQYNLGNLYQDGRGCTLNMNTAIEWYQKAVDKKNSRAAYMLGYMYMKGFGVPQNYNLAIEWYKKSDYAMAKHWLGVCYYLGFGVPQDTDKALEYLYGNTTPNSIAFLRNLKIEKRDQVLNQTQNAINESSKSDKKIDPELIAQSREIVVLEESLNQNIKTKNILGEWTGRFIEYDWSGTTPQRILPIDISFSKNEKGDLQTKINFEGKTFEDIVLFKENSLFFNDFKFTLDQLYPHDFKNDKIDYAVLGMNLSQKNYNNTPYLLIDVESFIAYWREPGTPISLVLRPKNTVTSKEDEALFLSLASQKTEFIKVYPVPFNEQLYVAFELKEPAKIKLTLTSVATAQTMQVAHTSLEEGTQSFTVNTSHLPNGFYAVQVQENEKSHTRIIVKQ from the coding sequence CAAATAGATTGCGAAGTCAGGCTGGCAGAGGCTAAACAAATTTTAGACAGTAATAAACTTTACAAAAATTACAGTCAGTTATTTCAGGATATTTCGAACTGTGCAGCCTCAGGAGATCCTATGGCTCAAAACTATATAGGCCTCATGTATGTACATGGTCTGGGCACAGAAAAAGATGAATCCAAAGGTTTTGCTCTTATAGAACAAGCAGCAAAAAGTGGTTACGCTACTGCACAATATAATCTTGGAAATTTGTATCAGGATGGAAGAGGCTGTACTCTTAATATGAATACCGCAATCGAATGGTACCAAAAAGCAGTCGATAAAAAGAACTCCCGTGCAGCATACATGTTGGGTTACATGTACATGAAAGGTTTTGGTGTGCCACAAAATTATAATTTGGCAATAGAATGGTATAAAAAAAGCGATTATGCTATGGCAAAACACTGGTTAGGAGTTTGCTATTATTTAGGTTTTGGCGTACCTCAGGATACTGACAAAGCGCTCGAATATCTATATGGAAACACTACACCCAATAGTATCGCTTTTTTAAGAAATCTAAAAATAGAAAAACGCGATCAGGTTTTAAATCAGACTCAAAATGCCATAAACGAAAGTAGTAAAAGTGATAAAAAAATTGATCCTGAATTAATTGCTCAAAGTAGAGAAATAGTGGTTTTAGAAGAATCTCTAAACCAAAATATTAAAACCAAAAACATTCTTGGAGAATGGACAGGGCGTTTTATCGAATATGACTGGTCAGGAACTACGCCACAACGCATTTTGCCAATTGATATTAGTTTTAGCAAAAATGAAAAAGGCGACTTACAAACCAAGATAAATTTTGAAGGAAAAACTTTTGAGGATATCGTACTGTTCAAGGAAAACTCGCTTTTTTTTAATGACTTTAAATTTACGCTGGACCAATTATATCCGCATGATTTTAAAAATGACAAAATCGATTATGCCGTTTTAGGAATGAATCTTAGTCAGAAAAACTACAATAATACACCATATCTTTTGATAGATGTAGAAAGTTTTATTGCTTATTGGCGAGAACCGGGAACACCAATTTCACTTGTATTGCGACCAAAAAATACAGTAACTTCTAAAGAAGATGAAGCTTTGTTTTTGTCTTTGGCTTCGCAAAAAACAGAGTTTATTAAAGTATATCCTGTGCCGTTTAATGAGCAATTGTACGTTGCTTTTGAATTAAAAGAGCCAGCCAAAATTAAGCTTACCCTCACAAGCGTTGCAACAGCACAAACGATGCAAGTAGCACACACCAGCCTTGAAGAAGGAACACAATCTTTTACTGTAAATACAAGCCACTTGCCCAATGGTTTTTATGCTGTACAAGTGCAGGAAAATGAAAAATCGCATACGAGAATAATTGTAAAACAATAA
- a CDS encoding restriction endonuclease subunit S, producing the protein MKNWQKVKLGSLLTESKNVSEYPNTENRIRVKLNVLGVEKRPNTKDKTGATKYYIRTAGQFVYGKQNLHKGAFGIIPHELDGFESSSDIPAFDVDESCYPEWIFYFFKKGNFYLKLQTLAKGVGSKRINPEQLYELDIFLPTKEEQKKILDEIEKSEVINQNLIKEIKLQEKELEKLRQSVLQDAIHGKLTLEWRNQNKKLENENNGSELFERIKSAKDKLVKEKKIRKEKSSNQIIKDEIPFPIPTSWKWCRMQDISEKLGAGSTPKGGNSVYVSNGIIFLRSQNIYNHGLYLRNVAFIPIEIHDRMHSTKVFAKDILLNITGASIGRSVLIDDDFETANVNQHVAIVRMIDLDIRQYIHKLIISPYFQAKIMEVQVGVSREGLSMTSLKNLLVPLPSIDEQNAILEKVNNLEASCDEMQKAIISNKEHSKELIHSVLIKLLGDENNVIVIKNSKKTIDSPKREIKYESKTTLMELVELLNIHGQLHAEDLWKMSKFPEDIDKFYAELKSQIEQKKTIKESVEKGYLELS; encoded by the coding sequence ATGAAAAATTGGCAAAAAGTAAAACTGGGATCGCTTTTAACAGAATCTAAAAATGTTTCAGAGTATCCTAACACTGAAAATCGAATTAGAGTAAAATTAAATGTTCTTGGAGTAGAAAAAAGGCCCAATACTAAAGATAAAACAGGCGCTACTAAATATTACATAAGAACAGCTGGGCAATTTGTTTACGGTAAGCAAAACTTACATAAAGGAGCATTTGGTATTATTCCTCATGAATTGGATGGTTTTGAGTCTAGTTCTGATATTCCTGCATTTGATGTGGATGAATCTTGCTATCCTGAATGGATTTTTTATTTTTTTAAAAAAGGAAATTTTTATCTCAAACTTCAAACTCTAGCAAAAGGTGTTGGTTCAAAAAGAATTAATCCAGAACAACTATATGAACTAGATATATTTTTACCAACGAAAGAAGAACAGAAAAAAATATTAGATGAAATAGAGAAATCAGAAGTTATAAATCAAAATTTAATAAAAGAAATAAAACTTCAAGAAAAAGAATTAGAAAAGCTTAGACAGTCTGTATTACAAGATGCTATTCATGGTAAATTGACATTAGAGTGGCGTAATCAAAATAAAAAACTAGAAAATGAAAATAATGGAAGTGAATTATTTGAAAGAATCAAATCTGCAAAAGACAAACTGGTAAAAGAAAAAAAAATAAGAAAAGAAAAGAGTTCAAATCAGATTATCAAAGACGAAATTCCTTTTCCCATTCCTACTAGTTGGAAATGGTGTAGAATGCAAGATATTTCAGAGAAATTAGGAGCAGGAAGTACTCCAAAGGGAGGTAACTCTGTTTATGTGTCAAACGGTATTATTTTTTTAAGATCACAGAATATATATAACCATGGGCTATATCTAAGAAATGTTGCCTTTATTCCAATTGAAATTCATGATCGAATGCATTCAACTAAAGTTTTTGCTAAAGATATTCTCCTCAATATTACGGGAGCTTCAATTGGAAGATCAGTATTAATTGACGATGATTTTGAGACAGCAAATGTTAATCAACATGTAGCAATAGTAAGAATGATTGATTTAGATATAAGACAATACATTCATAAATTGATTATTTCTCCGTATTTTCAAGCAAAAATTATGGAAGTTCAAGTTGGTGTTTCAAGAGAAGGATTAAGTATGACAAGTTTAAAAAACTTATTAGTTCCATTACCTTCTATTGATGAACAAAATGCTATACTCGAAAAAGTGAATAACCTAGAAGCGAGTTGTGATGAGATGCAAAAAGCAATTATTTCTAATAAAGAACATTCAAAAGAATTAATACATTCTGTTTTAATTAAATTGTTAGGAGACGAAAACAACGTAATTGTTATTAAAAATTCTAAAAAGACAATAGACAGCCCTAAAAGAGAAATAAAATATGAAAGTAAAACCACACTTATGGAATTAGTAGAACTATTAAATATACATGGTCAATTACATGCAGAAGATTTATGGAAGATGTCTAAATTCCCTGAAGATATAGATAAATTTTATGCGGAATTAAAAAGCCAAATTGAGCAAAAAAAAACAATAAAAGAAAGTGTAGAAAAAGGATATTTGGAATTATCATGA